In a genomic window of Mercenaria mercenaria strain notata chromosome 19, MADL_Memer_1, whole genome shotgun sequence:
- the LOC123542478 gene encoding uncharacterized protein LOC123542478 has translation MLSSSSSSNTDPETGCYYCTVGDVKHKGNTHFKHVNGCIEYDHCTCNCDGSWNCPGEYATDTCRTNPDTGCYYCEVHGKRYEGNSYFQHTNGCIEYNCVCNCDGSWDCPGERARDLCRQNLTTECYYCEVDDYLYQGNSQFDLVRDCYKYPGCTCACDGGWTCAHTRGEYVCDPRGREQTNCNICYFDGKVYRGNSMFSLDKECVKYICTCDCAGRFYCPSANARKTCENGNSAYFASISYGVNVGHAHTRAPRQVSVDTECSPCQVSDTEFYQAGDQFSLEIKCNRFQCFCKCDGTYECPSGGTVNICKGSGTSGGSSSSRGSSSSGSSYRYSSGGTAVSGGGGIDATSAGARRGSSVTAIGRGTLVNADEDRDTGVSVCRNCEYLGVKYEGNRPFTFEKGCFQYNCFCACNGSFNCPSERSEYICEGRRECVRCDLTDYDGSFKEPNTNFQIRRGCELFEKCRCNCDGGWSCDDGVYTCELKSGCEVDGNRYAEETVFELTRGCDKYKDCYCHADGRWTCAGKDVEDLCGQCRKCKIGDNYYDGDTTFSASVNCTRYSRCACNCDGSYECRGGRFTCDSRGDQPPEGQCTDCIIDGRRYRQGQSFDYTSSDRGCLKFRGCECRCGETTCREVDDTCGDCRSCNVDGVDYAGGTQFRYKQGCYEYSRCECNCNGRWECFGDSAKDTCNTCRKCNVDGKVYDTYSKFKLDRKCWNYQCFCLCNGTTFCPSATVVNTCNEPDRCQRCDVEGRDIRGNTHFTYQLNGMDMYCRCNCDGSYVCIAEWMYIREDVSISGTGIGSDVDGCFTCLMDGRTYKGDTRFIIARSGITLDCKCHCNGGYYCYGETTFQFQGCRSCYLYGQTFNGDTSFPLIYNGLKVACQCKCDGGYVCYGAESETVITCIGGSGCLPSKCGQCIVDGVRFNGLDQFGTVYRGQNLRCDCGCDGSYYCEGSGGIIISCVRGRGCVELGCSSCEVFGNRYNGGSAFELYYKGLKLGCQCECGGNYQCFGSNREVIVSCIDGNGCLSGSCRACVVNNRRYNGMTTFRYDYNGIDMLCTCACDGSYYCEGVTELIQISCIGGQCTRLGCASCNVFGLAYEGDSTFDLIYSGLKLKCQCSCDSGYVCYGSSSTAIVTCRGGRGSGCLPSTCSSCLVNNREYAGRSTFRSSYKGIDIMCTCGCDGTSYCVGITASIEVTCTGNTCTRIGCKECNIFGREYIGGSQFAMIYQGLPVTCDCDCDGGYICKGSRGITIITCVNGVGPGCLLSRCSQCEIDGRRYDGASKFRYVYQGIDMDCTCSCDSSYYCEGVREEIQISCYGGKCTTIGCKTCNIFGQNYDGASNFNIVYAGLLLDCQCGCDGSYTCRGEQEAVIIQCLNGRGNCLDQSCRTCQIGGQTLAARSTSRVEYDGYDLNCICGCDGSVYCTGISTEIIITCIGGKCSPLGCTNCRVFGEEHRALSAFNIIYSGYRLDCRCDCNGGYHCEGTVNLDCRNPGSRDCLIDTCNSCLLDGKQYRGNSVFKYDYNGIDMACTCGCDGSVFCQGVTEIIEIRCIGSACSPIGCRTCRIFDRDYAAFTKFDIIYQGIKLDCKCACDSSYFCIGSSGERVVECEAGRNCLSDPCRKCVVNGRRYNAYSTFPHKYKNIDMECRCGCDGTAYCEGTEEIIYVSCIGDTCSQLGCQTCSIFGNSYQGDSSFDIVYKGVKLDCTCSCDSSYRCIGKSPDDRLVCPAGQTCVADRCKKCRVNGKRYSGGQSFEFDYQGIRMSCVCGCDGTYFCRGISIEIEFSCFRRGGCKQIGGCRSCNIFGVEYAGGSRTDFVYQGYFMNCECNCDSSYKCLGTKNEVIIECSAGRDCLDKGCGTCRIDGREFQGNTEFDYLYNGKDMRCTCGCDGSYYCRCKDDDSEISCNRRGSCTWIGCNTCLSDGTQRQAYEEFEKYYDNIRMNCLCSCDGSYRCQGVDRRVVIICTGESCNLQGCRTCLANGREYQNNDEFEIRRGSEKKRCTCRCDGTTDCTTVVNPTCVSCIIDGVTFRGHSRDRLLRGSTMHICDCYCNGTHICYPESRPTCNECVIGGRRYGGRTQFEAELEGTRMQCTCDCNGNFVCKSDFRTCTSATGCVENCRECIIDGQKFGKNSDFQANVFGSRMTCSCDCQGSFTCRSDSRTCTTSGCVDNCRRCNIDGQSFKGNTNFEANVFGLRMQCSCDCTGSFSCTSETRTCTASGCVDNCRRCNIDGQSFKGNTNFEANVFGLRMQCSCDCTGSFSCTSETRTCTASGCVDNCRRCNIDGQSFKGNTNFEANVFGLRMQCSCDCTGSFSCTSETRTCTASGCVDNCRRCYIDGQSFKGNSNFKANVFGSAMQCSCDCQGSFTCRSDIRTCTSSGCVDNCRRCSIDGQSFKGNTNFEANVFGLQMQCSCDCTGSFSCRSETRTCTSSGCVDNCRQCLIDGQRFQNDRNFLADVFGDRMQCSCDCSGSYTCTSSRQTCSSASGCIKSCRECTVNGRRYTGGSEFEAVLQGIRMKCSCDCAGSWVCRGGTYTCTSFGCTSSCQGCEIEGRLYDGNTRFEIFHNAYGIQMTCECECSGSYTCKGTKEVPSCVGSGCSGGGCNDCIINGVSYKGNSQFEAIIDGLRMQCTCSCSGGYRCTGTRTETECYGPGCTETGCSNCVIRGKTYRGNSQFQIDGDDGVRMKCMCDCDGRYSCKGEKTTTVCVGAGCEGDGGTRCVSCNFEGREYKSGSTFKTVRNGVNMDCTCACTGEVRCEGRRVIECDGPDCFTGCRRCVIDGVPYTGNTRFNLRKGNVDYSCICYCDGSYSCKGSTGFETSCVGESCAADQCRSCKLFDKEYQLDARFRLQKNGLIMNCVCECDGAYRCFSISGTCLGDDCDVYGCKSCMAEGKVFGANSQFELSTGLICTCQCNGEYTCRAKSLQVECVGSDCGVGSGCRKCNIDGDIYPGNKRFQIRKYGLLMQCACNCDSSYTCRGYQIISTGESQVGSGCSSCEINGRRYNGNTRFQVMINGERSVCSCDCDGTYSCQGSEVECRECVINGQRYASNSDFSLTQSGKSIRCRCDCSGNFICEGRGGGTCRGNECGTEGCNVCTIFGVRHRGNSKFTTDVGGIRMLCECLCTGEYTCKGYRQITNVILPAVEEKTCETCYVAGTEHPGNTAFKIQRGCFQIECICGCNGMWECPDQTPSYTCPGGGIDLGSKVTQQRYSIAGSHVFTTGTASTDSKSTLIYTGEETTSTVFGAGADCRSCFINEREYSGDTEFVLQDGCLRWTCACDCSGGWNCSAVTGSECDGPLSPFEPKQCKECEAYGGRYPPNRQFQAEDKCYLYTCTCNCDGSWECPRELTVQTCSDTSSVYDPEKGTCRQCIIGPNRYNYGDTFDLVDNCINYKCLCQCDGKYNCPASTGVRVCRTGSGSPGRPVTTGSNTVTQTGRTVVAIRPAGYGTGGKYSNTGTGTGYTSSSARRMYKIQASGGSQGHSGGSYSSSSHTASSGTSGSKVISSSTSGSDGQVDLTSLLSGNDCKDCIVNGEAVRGRRYFTYISGCIEHLCDCFCNGTHFCDPDKQINFCELDRARASNTQPKGCRIGNRTYKTALFSYEKKCKKYYCRCFDDGTHFCDEKKTRKVC, from the exons atgttaagcagcagcagcagcagtaataCAGATCCAGAGACAG GGTGCTATTACTGTACTGTTGGTGATGTGAAACACAAGGGAAATACACACTTCAAGCACGTGAATGGCTGTATTGAGTACGACCACTGCACGTGCAACTGCGATGGAAGCTGGAACTGCCCTGGAGAATATGCTACAGATACTTGCAGAACAAATCCGGACACCGGATGTTATTATTGCGAAGTTCATGGGAAACGGTATGAAGGGAATTCGTATTTTCAACATACTAACGGCTGTATTGAGTACAATTGTGTGTGTAATTGCGATGGAAGTTGGGACTGCCCTGGGGAGAGAGCTCGTGATCTTTGTAGACAGAACTTAACCACGGAGTGCTATTATTGCGAAGTCGATGACTATTTATATCAAGGAAACTCACAATTTGATTTGGTGCGGGACTGTTACAAATATCCCGGATGTACCTGCGCGTGCGATGGAGgatggacatgcgcacatactaGGGGGGAATACGTATGTGATCCAAGGGGCCGGGAACAAACCAACTGCAACATCTGTTATTTTGACGGAAAAGTATATCGTGGTAATTCCATGTTTTCACTCGATAAAGAGTGCGTTAAGTACATCTGTACTTGCGACTGCGCCGGGAGATTTTACTGTCCGTCAGCCAATGCAAGGAAAACTTGCGAAAACGGAAACAGTGCTTATTTTGCCAGCATAAGTTACGGCGTCAATGTTGGGCATGCGCACACGAGAGCTCCAAGACAAGTAAGTGTAGATACAGAATGTTCACCGTGTCAAGTATCCGATACAGAATTTTACCAAGCTGGGGACCAGTTTTCGCTTGAGATTAAATGCAACAGATTTCAGTGCTTTTGTAAATGTGATGGTACCTACGAATGCCCATCTGGAGGCACAGTTAACATATGTAAAGGGTCAGGGACCTCTGGAGGGTCCTCATCATCCCGTGGATCCTCGTCATCCGGCAGTTCTTACCGTTACTCCAGTGGCGGGACAGCCGTTTCCGGTGGTGGAGGCATAGACGCGACGTCAGCTGGTGCCCGTCGTGGTTCAAGCGTTACGGCGATTGGAAGGGGAACCTTGGTGAATGCAGATGAGGACAGGGATACAGGTGTAAGCGTCTGCAGGAACTGTGAATATCTCGGTGTGAAATATGAAG GTAATAGACCGTTCACTTTTGAGAAAGGATGTTTCCAGTACAACTGTTTTTGTGCTTGCAACGGAAGCTTCAATTGCCCGTCAGAAAGGTCCGAATATATATGTGAAGGCAGGAGGGAGTGTGTCAGGTGTGATCTCACGGATTATGACGGAAGTTTTAAGGAACCAAACACAAATTTCCAGATAAGAAGAGGTTGCGAGCTGTTCGAGAAGTGCAG ATGTAATTGTGACGGTGGATGGAGTTGTGATGATGGAGTATACACATGTGAATTAAAGTCAG GATGTGAGGTAGATGGGAATAGATATGCAGAGGAAACGGTGTTCGAGCTAACACGAGGCTGTGACAAATACAAGGACTGTTATTGCCATGCGGACGGGCGATGGACATGCGCGGGAAAGGATGTTGAAGATTTATGCGGACAGTGCCGGAAGTGCAAGATTGGAGACAATTATTATGACGGAGACACAACTTTTAGCG CATCTGTTAATTGCACGAGATACAGCAGATGTGCCTGTAATTGTGACGGATCGTATGAATGTAGAGGCGGCAGATTCACGTGCGACTCACGTGGTGACCAACCACCGGAAGGACAATGCACTGATTGCATTATAGATGGCAGACGATACAg gcAGGGTCAGAGTTTTGATTATACGTCTTCTGACCGTGGGTGCTTGAAGTTCAGGGGTTGTGAATGCAGATGTGGCGAGACCACGTGCCGTGAAGTGGATGACACATGCGGAGACTGCCGCTCGTGCAATGTTGATGGTGTTGATTATGCAGGGGGTACACAGTTTAGATATAAGCAAGGGTGTTATGAGTACAGCAGATGCGAATGCAACTGTAACGGGCGATGGGAATGTTTTGGAGACTCAGCAAAAGACACTTGTAACACGTGCCGGAAGTGTAACGTTGACGGTAAAGTCTATGACACTTACAGCAAATTTAAACTAGACCGAAAGTGCTGGAATTATCAGTGTTTCTGTCTTTGTAACGGGACAACATTTTGTCCTAGCGCTACGGTCGTTAACACTTGCAACGAACCAGATCGATGCCAAAGATGTGACGTCGAAGGGCGCGATATTCGCGGAAACACTCACTTTACTTACCAGCTGAATGGTATGGACATGTATTGTCGATGTAATTGTGACGGAAGTTACGTGTGTATAGCCGAATGGATGTATATTAGAGAGGACGTGTCAATTTCCGGTACAGGGATAGGAAGCGATGTAGACGGTTGTTTCACGTGCTTAATGGACGGGCGTACCTACAAAGGTGACACCAGATTTATAATCGCTCGGTCCGGTATAACGTTGGATTGTAAATGCCATTGTAATGGCGGATATTACTGTTATGGGGAGACAACTTTTCAATTTCAAGGTTGTCGGTCCTGTTATTTGTATGGCCAAACTTTTAACGGAGACACAAGTTTTCCTCTGATCTACAACGGATTGAAAGTTGCATGCCAGTGCAAATGTGACGGAGGTTACGTCTGTTATGGAGCCGAGAGCGAGACGGTCATTACTTGTATAGGGGGATCAGGTTGTCTTCCTTCAAAATGTGGTCAGTGTATTGTAGATGGTGTGCGTTTCAATGGACTCGACCAGTTCGGCACAGTGTACAGGGGACAGAATCTTCGGTGTGACTGTGGCTGTGACGGGTCATACTACTGCGAAGGTTCAGGGGGGATAATTATCTCCTGTGTCAGAGGTCGTGGGTGTGTAGAATTAGGATGTAGCTCGTGCGAAGTATTTGGCAATAGATACAACGGCGGTTCCGCATTCGAACTGTATTATAAAGGACTCAAACTCGGCTGCCAGTGCGAATGTGGTGGAAATTACCAGTGTTTCGGAAGTAACAGGGAGGTAATCGTGTCATGTATTGACGGAAACGGATGTCTGTCTGGAAGTTGTCGCGCATGCGTGGTAAATAATAGACGTTACAATGGAATGACAACGTTCAGATACGATTACAACGGTATCGACATGTTGTGCACGTGCGCGTGTGACGGAAGTTACTATTGTGAAGGTGTTACAGAACTGATACAAATTTCGTGCATAGGTGGTCAGTGCACACGATTAGGATGTGCATCATGTAATGTGTTTGGCCTTGCTTACGAAGGTGATTCGACATTTGACCTCATTTACTCTGGTCTGAAGCTAAAGTGTCAATGTTCCTGTGATAGTGGATACGTTTGTTACGGCAGTTCATCAACCGCAATAGTCACGTGTCGCGGAGGGCGTGGTTCTGGATGTTTACCTTCAACATGTAGTTCGTGCTTAGTGAACAACAGGGAGTATGCTGGCAGGTCGACCTTCCGTTCATCGTATAAAGGTATTGATATTATGTGCACGTGCGGATGCGATGGTACGAGCTACTGTGTAGGGATCACAGCAAGTATTGAAGTCACGTGCACGGGAAATACGTGCACCCGTATTGGATGCAAAGAATGCAATATATTTGGAAGGGAGTACATTGGAGGATCGCAATTTGCAATGATTTATCAAGGTTTGCCCGTCACATGCGATTGTGATTGCGACGGGGGATATATCTGCAAAGGTTCAAGGGGAATAACTATTATTACTTGTGTAAATGGTGTTGGGCCAGGCTGTTTACTATCTAGATGCAGTCAGTGTGAAATTGACGGACGCCGTTACGACGGGGCCTCAAAATTTAGATACGTGTATCAGGGTATAGATATGGACTGCACGTGCTCGTGCGATTCTTCCTATTATTGTGAAGGTGTCAGAGAAGAGATTCAGATCTCCTGCTATGGTGGAAAATGCACAACTATTGGATGCAAAACTTGCAATATATTCGGACAGAATTACGACGGTGCATCGAATTTCAATATAGTCTATGCCGGTTTATTACTAGATTGTCAGTGCGGATGTGACGGAAGTTACACGTGCCGCGGAGAGCAGGAAGCGGTTATTATACAGTGCCTTAACGGGCGGGGAAACTGTTTAGACCAGTCATGCCGAACTTGCCAAATTGGCGGACAGACGCTTGCAGCACGATCAACAAGCCGTGTCGAATATGACGGCTACGATTTAAATTGCATATGCGGTTGTGATGGCTCCGTATATTGTACCGGAATAAGTACAGAAATTATAATCACTTGTATTGGCGGGAAATGTTCGCCACTGGGATGCACTAATTGTAGAGTATTTGGAGAAGAGCACAGAGCTTTATCtgcatttaatataatttattctGGTTACCGGCTGGACTGTCGCTGTGACTGTAACGGCGGGTACCATTGTGAAGGTACGGTAAATTTAGACTGTAGGAACCCCGGAAGCCGGGATTGTCTTATTGACACTTGCAACAGTTGTCTTCTTGACGGAAAGCAGTATAGAGGAAATTCGGTATTCAAATATGATTACAATGGAATCGACATGGCCTGCACGTGCGGGTGTGACGGAAGTGTATTCTGCCAAGGCGTTACAGAGATTATTGAAATACGTTGTATAGGAAGTGCATGTTCTCCAATAGGATGTAGAACTTGCCGGATATTTGACCGAGATTACGCGGCTTTCACAAAATTTGACATCATATATCAAGGAATTAAACTTGACTGCAAATGCGCATGCGATTCCAGTTACTTCTGCATCGGTTCTTCCGGGGAAAGGGTAGTCGAATGTGAAGCTGGGCGAAATTGCCTGTCTGACCCGTGCCGGAAGTGCGTTGTTAATGGCAGACGATACAATGCATATTCAACTTTTCcgcataaatataaaaatattgatatgGAATGCAGGTGTGGATGTGATGGGACGGCATACTGCGAAGGTACGGAGGAAATTATCTACGTATCATGTATAGGGGACACTTGTTCTCAACTGGGATGCCAAACTTGTAGCATATTTGGAAATAGTTACCAAGGTGATTCAAGCTTTGACATTGTCTACAAGGGTGTGAAATTAGACTGCACATGTAGTTGCGATTCGTCATATAGGTGTATAGGTAAAAGCCCCGATGACAGGCTGGTCTGTCCCGCCGGTCAGACGTGTGTAGCAGACAGGTGCAAGAAGTGCCGAGTAAATGGAAAGAGATATAGTGGGGGCCAATCTTTCGAATTTGATTACCAAGGTATCAGAATGTCGTGTGTTTGTGGCTGCGATGGAACTTACTTCTGTAGGGGCATTTCTATTGAAATTGAATTTTCTTGCTTTAGACGTGGTGGGTGTAAGCAAATTGGTGGATGTCGCTCTTGTAACATATTTGGTGTAGAGTATGCCGGAGGGTCTAGGACGGATTTTGTTTATCAGGGGTATTTTATGAACTGCGAATGCAATTGCGATTCCAGTTATAAATGTCTTGGGACAAAGAATGAGGTCATAATTGAATGTTCGGCGGGACGGGATTGTTTGGACAAGGGATGTGGCACATGCCGTATTGACGGACGTGAATTTCAAGGAAACACGGAGTTTGATTACTTATACAATGGTAAGGATATGCGCTGTACTTGTGGTTGTGACGGAAGCTATTATTGTAGGTGTAAAGACGATGACTCGGAAATTTCGTGCAATCGACGCGGTTCGTGCACGTGGATTGGATGTAATACGTGTCTGTCTGACGGGACTCAACGACAGGCGTACGAAGAATTCGAAAAATACTACGACAACATTAGAATGAATTGTTTATGTTCATGTGATGGTAGTTATCGATGCCAAGGTGTAGATCGGAGAGTTGTGATAATATGCACGGGAGAATCGTGCAACCTTCAGGGATGTCGGACATGTTTAGCTAATGGCCGCGAATACCAGAATAACGACGAGTTTGAAATCAGACGTGGGAGTGAAAAGAAACGATGCACGTGCAGATGTGATGGTACCACAGACTGTACAACTGTGGTAAACCCAACCTGTGTTTCATGTATCATTGATGGGGTTACATTTAGAGGACATTCTCGAGACAGACTTCTTAGAGGATCTACTATGCATATTTGTGACTGTTACTGCAACGGGACACATATTTGTTATCCTGAGAGTAGACCAACCTGTAATGAATGCGTAATTGGTGGCAGACGATATGGCGGAAGAACGCAATTTGAAGCGGAGTTGGAGGGAACACGCATGCAATGCACATGCGATTGCAATGGAAACTTTGTCTGTAAAAGTGACTTCAGAACATGCACGTCAGCCACGGGTTGTGTCGAAAATTGTAGAGAGTGTATAATTGATGGTCAAAAATTTGGTAAGAATTCAGATTTCCAAGCAAACGTTTTTGGATCTCGTATGACATGCAGCTGTGACTGCCAAGGAAGTTTCACCTGTCGAAGTGATAGTCGCACTTGCACAACTTCGGGTTGCGTCGACAATTGCAGACGATGCAATATCGACGGGCAAAGTTTTAAAGGTAATACCAATTTCGAGGCAAACGTTTTCGGTTTACGAATGCAATGTAGTTGTGACTGTACAGGAAGTTTCAGCTGCACAAGCGAGACCCGCACGTGCACTGCATCTGGCTGTGTCGACAATTGTAGACGATGCAATATCGACGGGCAAAGTTTTAAAGGTAATACCAATTTTGAGGCAAACGTTTTCGGTTTACGAATGCAATGTAGTTGTGACTGTACAGGAAGTTTCAGCTGCACAAGCGAGACCCGCACGTGCACTGCATCTGGCTGTGTCGACAATTGTAGACGATGCAATATTGACGGGCAAAGTTTTAAAGGTAATACCAATTTTGAGGCAAATGTTTTCGGTTTACGAATGCAATGTAGTTGTGACTGTACAGGAAGTTTCAGCTGCACAAGCGAGACCCGCACGTGCACTGCATCTGGTTGTGTCGACAACTGCAGACGATGTTATATCGACGGACAAAGTTTCAAAGGTAATAGTAATTTTAAGGCAAACGTTTTTGGATCTGCTATGCAGTGTAGTTGTGACTGTCAAGGTAGTTTCACCTGTCGAAGTGATATTCGCACTTGCACAAGTTCGGGGTGTGTGGATAATTGCAGACGATGCAGTATCGACGGGCAAAGCTTCAAAGGAAATACCAATTTCGAGGCAAATGTTTTTGGTTTGCAAATGCAGTGTAGTTGTGACTGTACTGGGAGCTTTAGCTGCAGAAGTGAAACACGCACGTGCACATCGTCTGGTTGCGTTGACAATTGCAGACAATGCCTAATTGACGGCCAACGTTTTCAAAATGATAGAAACTTCTTAGCCGATGTGTTTGGAGACCGTATGCAATGTAGTTGTGATTGTTCCGGAAGTTACACATGCACTAGCAGCCGACAAACTTGTTCTTCCGCTTCCGGTTGTATAAAGTCGTGTCGGGAATGTACAGTAAATGGACGGCGTTACACCGGAGGTTCAGAATTTGAAGCGGTTCTTCAGGGAATTCGCATGAAATGTTCATGTGATTGCGCCGGAAGTTGGGTTTGTAGAGGTGGAACATATACATGCACAAGTTTTGGATGCACCAGTAGTTGTCAAGGTTGCGAGATTGAAGGACGGTTATATGACGGTAATACCAGATTTGAAATTTTCCATAATGCATACGGAATACAAATGACATGTGAGTGCGAATGCAGCGGGTCCTACACATGTAAAGGGACGAAAGAGGTTCCATCGTGTGTTGGATCGGGATGTTCTGGGGGCGGATGTAATGACTGCATTATAAATGGAGTGTCATACAAAGGAAATTCTCAATTCGAAGCAATAATAGACGGGTTACGTATGCAGTGCACATGTTCATGTAGTGGTGGATATCGCTGTACCGGAACTAGAACTGAGACAGAATGTTATGGCCCAGGATGCACTGAGACCGGATGTAGTAATTGTGTCATCAGGGGAAAAACGTATCGCGGGAATTCCCAGTTCCAAATAGATGGTGACGACGGAGTAAGGATGAAGTGTATGTGTGACTGTGACGGGCGTTACTCGTGTAAAGGTGAAAAGACTACAACAGTGTGCGTCGGGGCGGGCTGCGAAGGTGACGGTGGCACGAGGTGTGTTTCTTGCAACTTCGAGGGAAGAGAGTACAAAAGCGGAAGTACCTTTAAGACAGTGAGAAATGGAGTGAACATGGACTGTACCTGTGCGTGCACAGGCGAGGTAAGATGTGAGGGTAGAAGGGTCATAGAATGCGATGGACCGGATTGCTTTACCGGATGCAGAAGATGTGTTATAGACGGTGTGCCGTACACTGGTAACACTAGGTTCAATTTACGAAAAGGCAATGTTGATTACTCGTGCATTTGTTACTGTGATGGGTCGTATAGTTGCAAGGGCTCAACAGGGTTCGAAACCTCATGCGTTGGCGAGAGTTGCGCCGCTGACCAGTGTAGAAGTTGTAAACTGTTTGATAAAGAGTACCAGCTTGATGCAAGGTTTAGACTTCAGAAGAATGGCCTCATTATGAATTGCGTCTGTGAATGTGACGGTGCTTACAGATGTTTTAGTATTTCCGGTACTTGCCTAGGGGATGACTGTGATGTATACGGCTGTAAGTCATGTATGGCGGAGGGCAAAGTTTTCGGCGCAAACTCGCAGTTCGAACTTTCCACAGGCCTGATCTGCACGTGTCAGTGCAATGGCGAGTACACTTGTAGAGCAAAATCTCTGCAAGTTGAATGTGTGGGCTCTGACTGTGGTGTTGGATCCGGCTGCCGGAAATGCAACATCGACGGTGATATTTATCCAGGAAACAAACGCTTCCAGATTCGTAAATACGGCTTATTAATGCAGTGCGCGTGTAATTGTGACTCCTCTTACACGTGTCGCGGTTACCAGATTATTTCCACAGGTGAAAGCCAGGTCGGCTCGGGTTGTAGTTCTTGTGAAATAAATGGACGCCGTTATAACGGAAATACACGATTTCAGGTGATGATCAACGGAGAACGTAGCGTCTGCTCGTGCGATTGCGACGGCACATATTCATGCCAAGGTTCCGAGGTTGAATGTCGTGAGTGTGTAATCAATGGACAAAGATACGCAAGTAACAGCGACTTTTCCTTGACCCAGAGTGGAAAAAGCATTCGATGCCGATGTGACTGCAGTGGAAACTTTATTTGTGAAGGAAGAGGAGGTGGAACGTGTAGAGGTAACGAATGTGGGACGGAAGGATGCAATGTGTGTACTATATTCGGCGTGCGGCATAGAGGTAACTCGAAGTTCACAACTGATGTTGGTGGTATAAGAATGCTATGTGAGTGTCTATGTACAGGAGAATATACATGCAAAGGGTACAGACAAATAACGAATGTCATTCTACCGGCAGTAGAAGAAAAAACGTGTGAAACATGCTATGTCGCTGGAACTGAACATCCTGGTAATACTGCATTTAAAATCCAGAGGGGTTGCTTCCAGATAGAATGTATATGTGGCTGCAATGGTATGTGGGAGTGCCCGGATCAGACGCCATCATACACGTGCCCTGGTGGTGGAATTGATTTGGGGTCAAAGGTTACACAGCAGCGTTATAGCATTGCCGGAAGTCATGTTTTCACTACAGGTACGGCTAGTACAGATTCTAAGTCTACACTTATTTATACAGGAGAAGAAACTACATCAACAGTGTTTGGTGCGGGCGCGGATTGTCGGTCGTGTTTCATAAATGAAAGAGAGTACAGTGGAGATACAGAATTTGTATTACAAGATGGATGCCTCCGATGGACATGCGCGTGTGACTGTTCCGGTGGATGGAATTGCTCCGCCGTCACCGGAAGTGAATGTGATGGACCGCTATCACCATTCGAACCTAAGCAGTGTAAAGAATGCGAGGCTTATGGAGGGCGATATCCTCCTAATCGACAGTTTCAGGCAGAAGACAAGTGCTATCTGTACACGTGCACTTGTAACTGCGACGGATCATGGGAATGTCCGAGAGAATTGACAGTTCAGACATGCAGTGACACTTCTTCTGTGTATGACCCAGAGAAGGGCACGTGCCGACAATGTATTATTGGACCTAATAGATACAACTATGGAGACACATTTGACCTCGTGGACAACTGTATTAATTACAAATGTTTGTGTCAATGTGATGGCAAGTACAACTGCCCAGCTTCAACCGGAGTTCGAGTCTGTCGCACGGGTTCAGGCTCCCCTGGACGGCCAGTTACAACGGGATCAAACACTGTAACTCAGACTGGACGCACTGTAGTTGCAATTCGCCCAGCCGGATATGGAACGGGAGGGAAATATTCTAACACTGGTACCGGAACCGGATATACCAGTAGTTCAGCACGCAGGATGTATAAGATTCAAGCAAGTGGAGGATCACAAG GACACTCCGGTGGTAGTTATTCATCGAGTTCACACACCGCAAGCTCCGGAACTTCCGGTTCGAAGGTCATCAGTTCAAGTACTTCCGGTTCAGATGGCCAAGTAGACCTAACTTCATTGTTGAGCGGAAACGATTGTAAGGACTGCATCGTGAATGGAGAG GCGGTAAGAGGAAGGCGATACTTTACGTACATTTCTGGGTGTATCGAACACTTATGCGACTGCTTCTGTAATGGGACACACTTCTGCGACCCGGACAAGCAAATCAACTTCTGTGAGCTGGACCGTGCAAGGGCCAGTAACACACAACCAAAAG GCTGCAGAATTGGAAACAGAACATACAAAACCGCGTTATTTTCATACGAGAAGAAATGCAAGAAATATTACTGCCGTTGCTTTGACGACGGCACCCACTTCTGTGACGAAAAAAAGACGAGGAAAGTTTGTTAG